GAGGAGCTCAGGGGGAGGTGGCCGTCttcaggggaaggaggggggggcAGGTGGGCCTACCGCTCCGTCTCTCCGCCCCTCAGCAAGTGTCAGAGCTGGAGAAAGAACTGGTCAAGCGGGAACAGACCATCTCGGAGTTGGAGGCCAAGGTCAGCCAGCTGCAGGCCCAGGTGAACCAGAGCCAGGACCGTCTGCAGAGGCGGAAGCAGCTGCAGGAGGAGATGCAGAGCAAGAACGAGATGATTCAGCAGGCGGAACAGCAGGTCCGCGTGGCCCTGGAGAGCACCCAGTCCAGGGTACGCCGGGTCCCCCCTCCTGAGGGCCTGCTCCGGGGCCCCGCCCAGCGCCGACCCGACCCCGGGGACGGTGCGTGGGTACTCTGGCTCACCCCGCCACCCCTTGTGTCCAGGAATGCTGGTGGAGGAGGGGGCAAGGGTGCAATGGGCGTGGCAGCCTTAGACGTAGGAGCCGGAGGGCGCCGGGTGTCGGGGCTTTGTCTACGGAGGAGCCCCTTGGGTTGTGCTGTGAAAGGGACCCAGGGGTGTGGGTGGCCAGCCAGGAAGGAGAagggctctgaggtgggagagaagcaGTAATAATAATGCCATCCATGTATAACTTAGAGAGCACTTGCTGTGGGTCAGGTGCTGTTCCGAGCATTTATTAAGGCATTCAACCCTGTTAACAAAGCTGGGATGTGACTTTCATGAGTGTCCTCACCTGATAGATAGGAACCTGCAGCAGAGAGGGTAAATGGTCCATCTGAGGTCCCAGAGCTGCGTGGACGTGGTGCTAGGGTGTGATGTGCAGGGTCCCCATTCTGAGCTCCCCATTAGATGTGAGCAAAGGCATGGGGCGGGGGATTTAGGAGGGGCCCGTCAGAGAAGATCTGACTTGATTTAGAATCCAAAACCAGCAAAGGTAAAGGCCCCGAGCGTGCAGGCTTTTGAAATAACATTTTCCCCACCGACCCACCAGGAGTGCCACCTGTAACCAGCCATGTTCTCCGTCCTGTTGGGGCCGGCCTCCTGCTGGCCAGCTGACAGCATCACTGAGCCCCTCCCCCTTGCCTGTTATCTTTTATAAAACTGTGTTTCCCATCCAGCAGCATTCCCAGCTAAATCGCTAGATGGGTGACGGTGTATAGATGATTCCATTTCTAGTGGGTTTGGTAGAGCCCAGAATGCTGTGTTGAGAAAGATTCTGAGGCTCAGTCTGGGGTCGGCAGGAAGTAGTGCCATGACCGGTGAGTGATGCCTGAGACAGGCCCGGGTGTGGGGCACCGTGGATGGTTGCCCCAGGTGACTACCAGCCCTTACCCAGCAGGAGCCACCTCTGGTACAGAGGGTGAGCCCCCATTTCCCTCATGACCCCTGTacctagcatggtgcctggcacagagctggcATTAATCCAtgttggaaagaaggaaaggaagcccCCTGCCCCCTCAAGGTCCAGGGGCTTGTGGCATCCCTGTCCCAGAGGCAAAGTGGACCGACTTGCATGGTGTTAGGCAATGCCACATCTCTCAGCGTGGCTCTCCCTCAGCATTTCTACATCGGTGGGGCTCCCGGACACTGAGGGTGAGCAGCTGGGGCTGAGCTTGTCTCCGTGACTTGGGGGACACTGTCTGAGGGCTTCTGGCGTGCAGATCGGAGGAGTTTATTCTGAAATTACTGGGAGGTATGATTCGCTCACCTctggggaggtgggctggggccCTGAGCACCCACAAGGATGCTGATGGCAGCAAAAGACTAGACAGCCTCAGTGGTCCATTCTGCTTGACTCCTGGTTAACGCCTGGTTAACTCCTGGTTAACTCCTGGTTAATGCAGATGTCCACAGCATGGAGTGCCTCCCAGTCATttagaaaaggaggaagggagggagtacAATGACCAAAGGGGGGCTGACGGAGTCTGCAGGACGTTTTCTGTGCCACTGACAGTCTCCTGGGGGTCAGCAGGAGACTGTGGCTGAAGCTCCTtcagggaaggggggaaggtcTGGGGGTCATTTggagcttttgttttgttttgtttcgacCACATGCAGGTTTTgctttttcaattaaaaacaaacaaacaaacaaaaaacttggtGTGGTAGAAAGTCTTCGCACTTTGGTGTTAAGCTTCCTGGGTCCAGGTTGTGATCTGGCACGTTCTAGCTCTAAGGCGACCACGCTGACCTCTCCCACCCTGATTCCAATTCCTAAAGCCAGGAAAAGTGAGGCCAGGTCTACCTTCCCTAGAACCTCAGCAGGTGGCAGGTGTGGAGGGTGCTGCCTTCCTCCGCTAAAGGTGAGCTTGGTTATTTTCCTTGTGCTCACAGCTCGAAAGACTAAGGAACAAGATCATCCAGGCCACCTTCAACACCATAGGATTCAAGTCCTTGGCCACCGAGATCTCTGACTATGACATCCTGGAAGCCTTGCAGGTATACCCAGCCTCCTTGTCCCCGGGGCCACGTCTCCACGCCAGAACTCCAGGGTCTgcagctgggggcagaggggagaggccTGGATGGGAGGCTAGGGACCCCCATTCTTGTCCTGGTGGTGTCACCCTTTTACTGTGACCCCAGAACAGTCCTTTCTCTCTGCTTAGGCAGAGGGGACTAGGTCTCCCTAACGGGTGGCAATGTCCCCGAGTTGCTCTCAGCATTCAGCGCCCAGCAGCAGCTGCTGCAAACCCACACAGTGAGGTAGGGAGGGGACCAAACTGCTGGGTCCTGGGCATTTTCCTGCAGCAGGAGCCCATCCTCAGGCTCTGCCCAGCTCAGCCTCCTCCAAGGATGCTACTTTGCACCTCAGCCTGGCCTCCGCTGGAATCCCTGCTGAGCCAGGAGTCTGGCACGGACCCTCTCCCTGGCCTTCGTGCATGCCAGCTCCTCACTGACAGGCAGAGGCCTCAGAGGGGCAGGGCAGTGTAGGGGAAATAGTGCAGCTTTGGGGCGGCAGGAGTGAGTCACCACCTCCTGGACCTTGGCTTCAAAGCTGTGGGCCGGTCACTTGACTGCGCTGAGCCGTAGAGCTTCCCTCTGTACCCGGGACAGCGTGCCTGCCTTCCAGGCATCACGGGGCCCACGGCTCTGGGAGGACAGCACCTGAAAGACAGGTGCTCCGTGCGGGGCCCCAAGCCTCCTTCGACAGCACAGCCCTAGACCCCAGCAGCTACCCATGACCTGCCACCCACCCACATTTCTCTGGGGCTTGGTGCCTTTCCTCTCTGAGGTGGGGCAGACCCCTAGTTATTGGTGCTCTTGTAGGGTGGCCACAGTTCTCGGGGCAGAGGGGACCTCGGCATGGGGACCTGGGGAGAGGTCTCTGTTGTttggggcctggggcctggttACTGTCGTTtctgggaggggaagagggaggaaggagagaggagtgaaggagagagaggatgggagggatgggggatgggagggagggagggggagggggataggAGGAGTCATCACCACCACCCAGTAGCCAGGGAAAACCCTTTTCCTTTGCCAATGCCCCACACAAACCAGCAATGGGCCAGAGAGAAGGAGGCTGAGGAGGGGCGGGACAGCCTTCCCTGCGCCCAggacagaatggacttgaggttaaGACTTGACAGCCTCTGAGGTCTCTGGGAGTCTGGGCTCCCAGCAATTCCCAGAGGACTAAGAAGTGCATTTGGGGCAGACTCCAGGGGTGAGCTGACCTGGAGCCGATGGTGGGCATCTCTCCCCAGCTCCGAGTTCTGTGGCTTCACTCCTGTGGCTGGATCAGCCGTGGTGGGAGGGCTTTCAGAACAGAAATTGACAAATGCTACAAACCAGAGCTTTTTATTTTCCCCTGGAGAACAGGTTGTAAATATTCACCAGCACAGCACTGAGGCAGCGGGCTCTTCTCGGGGAGGGAAGGGTCCCAGGAGCCTGCAAGGACTGGACTGGACACACGCTGCTGCATGTCTTTTCTAGTGGATCATCTCAGAGAGAACTGACTACTACAACCAGTTGAAACAGAAGGGGGTCAAAGTGCCCCCCCTGCAGCAGTCGGAGATCTTATCCTCGCCCAGCAAGTCCAAGAAGATAACCTCCAAGTAGGCCCAACTTGGACCCCAGGCGCAGCCAGTCCAGCGGAGGCCGGGACCCAGCCTGGGTGTGCCCTGTGTGCCCCCCTTCCCCTCCGTCAGCCCCCCACGGCCCCACCCTTGCGCCCAGATTCAGAATTACACCTGCTTTTGGCCACCGTCTCACCTTCTCCTTCACTAGGACACGCAGGGGAGCTTGGGCTACATGGACACCCCCCATTCCAAAACTCACTCGTTGGGGGTCAGCACAGCAGCCTGCACCCCTGGCTCCTTCCTGGGAAGACCCCAGGCTGAGCAGGGTGCCCTCTGGTGGTCCCAGGTGTAGGAGGCCTGAGACTGCACTCCTGTCCACCGCATTCGGTTCAGACCCCACAGAGGTCCTTCTCTGCCGCACACACCTGCGGCGGTTCCCCTGGCAGGGGCTCCCCGGCTGGGGCACTGTTTTGCCGGTGCGACTCCGTGGAAGAAGATGGGTCGGGCTGCGGCACTTCTGTTCACATCCATCGCTCCTGAGATGAAAGATCTGCGAGGACAGGCACGCTTGTCAGTGTCGTTCACAGAGACCTGTGCCCCGCACACAAACACGTGCTGAACCTAGTCAGTCCTCGGCCTCTTCTCTTTGCTCTCCACCCTCACCTGTCCACGCATCCTTTCAGCCCTTCCTTCGCGCAGCGCCCGCTCGCTGAGTGCTTCCAGTGCATGGCCGCCCCGCCCAGGCTTCTGGCCGCTCAGAGCGAGAGGAAGGCCGGCTGGCGGCTGGGGGCCCCGATGACTGGCCGTCCCCGAGAACAGTCCGGTGTCTCGGTTCTAACCAGGCGCGCTCGccatgccccctccccccactgagCCCGCTTCTGCGCTCGAGCCCGGTTCCAGGCGGGGAAACTGCAACAGTGGGGAGGGGTCTAGGCCCTGGAGAGAGGCGCGCTCTGCGGCCCTTGCGGCTCCTGCAGCCCCGGCGCCCCTTGCTGCCCCTCGCCCCTCCAGCACGCACCTCCTGTAAGGCCTGGGGACCTCCCTCTTGCTCCGCCCCTGCCACGCCCCCGGGAACGGCCccgcccctccacccctccaccagGCCCCACCCCCGGTCCCGGAGTCCGGCGGCCGCCCACCCAccgccccaggccccgccccgttTGTGCCCCGCCCATCGAGCCCAGGCCCCGCCTCGACCTACCTGCCCGGCCCCTTCCCCGGGCCCCATCACCCACCGCCTCGCTccgcccaccccagccctgctccgCCCCCgctcaggccccaccccctccAAGGCCCCGCCCCCCTCCGGCCCGGGACACGTCCGCGGCGCGCGGAGCGGCCGGGGGCTGTCGAGCCAGGTGAGACACGGGGTCGGGGTGCGGTTTCCTCGAGTAGAAGGAGGTGGTGGGCTTGGTTTCGGCAGCCCCCCGCCCCGCTAGGCCGCGGCCTCTGCGAGCGGCCGGCCCGGGAGAGAGGAGTTGCTGGGGTGCAGGCGGGGTTGAGGCTGTCCCGGGCCCACAGACCCCGAGGCTAACTGCCTTCGCCGCTCCTGCTGGCCGCCCGGGACGCCCCAGCgcccctttctcttccctgcccctggCAGCGCCGCTCGCTCCTCTtcaccttttctttattttctgtctttctttaaGGTTGGAGGCATCTGAGGTTCCTCAGATCCCGAACTGCAGGCTGGGAGGAGGTGAGATCCACGGGCCGGGCTCTGACCATCTTCCTGGATCGCAGAGGCTTCGACCCCCAGCGCCAGGACTCTCCCCTTGTAAGCTGTGGGCTCCCTGGAGCTGCACTGGGGGTGAAGGGGTCTAATGTATATGCAGCCCCTGTGTGCCAAGGACTCTCTGTCCCCACACACTCCCAGAAGGCGGTGGTACCCCTGAGGGTCCCAGGGCTTAGCAGGTGTCCCTGCCAGGCAGCACAGCCCCAGGGTCCTGTGACACTGTGTGACCATCGCATGTGGGTTGGACAGACCATTACAAGCAAGTGAATGAAGCCCTCAGAAGCTCAGCTCCAGCACctccccagcttctggtggctttcTCCAACCAGGACTACTTGAGGGCCACCATCCACATCAGTCAGGAGCTTGTTCTGCTGCAAATAACAGGAACCCACTGTCCCAGGCTTGAACAGATTGAGCTTGACCCTCCTCAAATCAAGAAGCTCATGGGTGGGCAGTTGGTGTGGATTTGGAGACTCAGCACCATTGGGCTGGTGTGGCAGGATATCCAGATTGCAAAGTGGCTGCTCAGCTCCAGCCATCACTtcaaggcaggaagaaggaaatggCTGTTCTTTTGTTCATGAAAGCAAAAGCCTCCTACCTCCTGCTGCACCCCAGCACCTTGCTCACATCTGGGTGACATGGGAAAGCAGGGGTCAGAGTATTAAGCTTGTCTTAGCCCGTGACTGTCACTTTGGGCTGGCACACTGCTGCCTGGAACAAGATGGGGACTCTAGCcacaggagggagggggtggacaTTAGGTAGGTAGCTAACAGAGTTGGCCCTTAGCCCCTTTCCTGGACACACCCTGGGAAAGCAGAACCCACACTCAACAAATGCTTGGCCTTCCCCAGGCCTGAGACCCGGCCTGCATGGCTGCCCCAGAGCACAGGATCCCACAGGAAGGACAGGCTTTGTGGCTTTGAGACAAGCTCGCTTCCTTTGTCCCATGGGCCTGGGATTTGGGAAAGGGCAAACGTGGAAGCATTTCGGGGGTTTAAGAACTGCCTGATTTCCTGAGTTTCTGGGTTGGCTTCTTGCTAAGTGGCTCACTGTGACTTTAAGCCTCTGTGTCCCAGATTACCTGGACGAAAGGTCAGGTTTTCCCAGGCTGGCGGGAGCTGAGCAAAGTCTCAGCCCCTGGACTCCCAGCAGGGCACAGCAGTGGgtgagggaggggctgcagcTCGGACAGGCCAGAGGacacagctgctgctgctgcgcaGGCCGGGCAGGCCTCCTCCCCCTACTGGACAGGCCGTACCAGCTGCCCCGAGTCCGGCTGCCCCGCTTGCCCCGTCCCCTTCCTGCCCAGCCTCCAGGGACGGCTCTGGGGCCTTATCTGGCAGGAATGGGAGGAGGGAAGGCCGTTAGTTATCAGGCTTGGTGACCTGGCCCCAGCCAGGGGCCCTCCAGGGTGTCAGCAGCTGTGCCTggagggccccccccccccccccgcccctgggGGAGCAGGCTGGGTGGAAAAGCAGCCTCTCACATTCCTGAGGGCAGGGTTTGGCAGACTTTCAGACTCCCTGTTGGAATTCCCTCTTGCCTCCTCCCACGTGACCCTGGACAAGTGGCCTAACCCCTCTGCATCCTGGTCACCTCCGAAGCTGGATGAGAGGATGCGGGCAAAGAGCCAGCCCACCTGGCCCGTTACGGCCCCCAGGCAGACCCTCACCCCAAAAGCAGTGCCACACGGAGCCCTGCCCCTGGCCTCACCGGGTCTGGAACAGTGTGTCCTGGGAGGCTCAGCCCACCTTCTGCCCCTCCCGCCAGAGCCCCGTGGCCCCCAGGATGCAGCCCCAGGAGAGCAGCATCCAGTACAGTAGGTGGGAGGACAGCAGCCGGGATGAAGTCAGCGTGGCCAGCGGGCCCGGCGCAGAGGAGGCCTCGGGCTGTAAGaggtgaggggctggggaggaggggccccCCTGGCCCTACGCAggcccctcccatccttcctgccAGCCTCTGCTCTGCGCCCACTGGGCGCCCACCCCAGGCGGTCTCGGCAGACCCGGGCCCCACACCTTCCCCGGTGTCTCCGccactcccctccctcctgtcttCCAGTCCGGAGCGCCCGGGCTGCCCTCCTCTGCAGCCCACCTGCCCGGGGcccgctcctcctcctcccccagcccagccgcccgcccccccctgcccccccgcaCCGGGGGCCGCCTGGGGGCTCATGTGCCTGCGGTTCTCACTCTAGGGTCTCCCGGAAGCTGTGCTCGGGCAAGCTGGGCATCTCCTTGAAGGTGCTGGGTGGAGTGGCCCTCTTCTGGGTCGTGTTCACCCTGGGCTACGTCACCGGCTACTTCGTGCACAAGTGCAAATGAACACTGCCCAGAACATGCACCCGGGGGCGTGGGCTCAGAGGGACACCCCGTGTGCGAGAACCCCTCCGTGTACACGGACCCGCCAGTCTGCACGGACCTCAGCGTACGCAGCCTCCCGTGTACACAGACCCTCCTCTCTATACACAGGCTCCCCTCTGTGTACACAGCCCCTCACCATGCACACAGACACTCTCCCCCCACCAGCGCACAGACTTCAGGGGCACACGGGGCACACATACTGGCCTCAAGCTCACGGGGACACCACTGTGCACAGCTGTCACAGGCACCCACAGGCGTACAGCCAAACAGGGACACGGGTACACAaggacacacacgtgcacgccTGGCACACACAGCCACCCAGGGGCCCACGTGGCTGGGAGGCCGGGCCCAGCCTGAGCTGGGGCTGCAGGGTACACCCAGGCTAGGCCCTCAGTCCAGGGCCCCGAGagctccccttctcccccaggcCGAGGGCACAGGCCTGGCAGCCCCAGGGTGGGGTCCTCCCTGGGTGGGCATCGTGCGGAGCTGTGTGGCCCTGACCAGGCCCCTGCCCTCTCTGGCCCTTCTGACTCCCGTTGTGAAAGGATGGCTCTGAGGGGGTGTATGTGTGTCCCTCTGTCCATCCACCCTCCCCGGGGGCTGAGTCATTTCCTGGGtagagtggggagaggggcctTAGCCCTTGTCCCAGACCCCCCACTGCATCTTCCCTCCAGGAAGGTGGACACGTTCCCCGGGGCTGTCCACCCCACGGAGTGGGGCCTGCAGAAGCCCGGCCCCTCCGCCGGCGCCCTGCAGGAGGCCCAGACCCTGCACACAGAGGTCGTcattaaatgtctgttgaatgaaaaCACGGATGACGGTGTCTCCCGTGGGTCTCCCCGGCGAGGTGTGACTCACGGCCCCCGATGTGAGGCCAGCTGGAGGGCGTCTGGACAGCGGCCGGGAGGCCTGGGAAAGGGCCTGTGAGCCTCCCGCTGGCTCTGGGCCTTGGGACGTGCCCAGTCCTGGCCAGGCCCTCTGCCGGGAGACGGGAGCacaggggcagggggcgggggaagCAGGTTAAGGGGCAGTGGTGGAGGGTCTGTCCCAGCTGCCCTGGTCTCTGCGCCTCAGCACCTGTCTCTGGAGAGACTCTGCCCCCACCTGCTTGGCCACAGTCAGGGAGGGGGCCCCAGCTGGCCCGCACCTGTCTGGCCTCAGCCTAGCACCCCAGCTGGAGTCCCCTCTGGCCATCTCAGGATGGGCACTGGGGTggagggtgtggggaggtgggcaggggcctcTGGCCGGGCATGTTTCGGCTGCGTGGCCTCCGGGGGCTCGTAGCGGTCGGCAGTCCTCGCTGGAGGTGCAAGGGCTGGCCCTCCCCGTGGCCCAGTGCAGCCTCGGCCAGGAGCGGGGTGAGGGCGCGGGACAGGAGGGAGGGGCCGccgctgcccctgccccccactccctcTGAGGCCTCTTTGGCTCCAGGGCCGCATTCCCCGAGTAGACCCTGGGCAGGGGCAGGCCTGCGATGGACAGGGAGATGTGACTGGCCTGGGGCAAGGCAGGGAGGTGGGACGGGGCAGGGAGGCGGGACGGGGCAAGGAGGGGCAGCCAGCAGCGGGAGCGGGGGGAGAGGAAGTGACCTCGGAGCCTGTCCGGCTCGGTCCAGCACCGCTGGGTGACGCCCAGGGTCCTCACGAGGCCTGCTCCCCAGGGTCGGGGGGAGCCTTACGGGCGGCCGTGGACGGTGCTGGGGTCTGGCCTGGGTCTGGCTGGCTGTGCCGTGTGTGCCCCACGGCCCAGCAGGTCTCAGCATGGAGAGCTGGGCGCACCGGCCCAGAGCCTGGGGGATGCGCAGCACCCCTGCCCGGGCTCTCCTGGCACCGGATGCCTGGCCCACGGAGGTGGGGGGCCACAGGCAGGGGCACGCGGGGCACGCTCCTCTACGTGGCCCACCTGAGAGACGTGCCCCGGGGCCCCAGCTGGACCCGAGTGGCCGGGGTGGAGGCGGCGTCCCGACAGCCCTGGGAGGGTTGGGAGAGGACGGGACAGGACCCTTGGCCTCCCCTCCCACAGGAGGTTCAGGATTGGGGTGGTCTGCTGGAGGCGGGTCCCAGGAACTTGACTCCTTCGGGAAAGCCCCGGGGTGGGGTCCACCTGGTGATGCTGCAGGAGCAGGTGCCCAGGACCCAGGGGTCAAGGGCAGCAGCTTCTCTGGGCCAGGCCCGAGTGACAGTAGATAACTGCCTCTCGCTCTTTGCTAGCAAGAGGGTCCCaggtcctcagtttccccacagaCACTTCCAACACACACCTCCAGAAATCCCAGGAAGGACTCACGGGCAAGGAGCCGAGATGttctttctaaatgtttttattaGAGGGTCGGgctgacaaagaaaaagaaacgtcAGGGGTTTTCTGCTGTAAGTTGAATACGTTTCCAAACCTCACACGGAATCAAGCTGCACCAGAGAAGAGCAGCAGGGCCGGCGGCTTCCCCAACATCAAGGAGGCCCCAGACCTGGTGCCACGCGGCCGCTGAAGCCATAGCCTGATGCCAAGAGGGCAGCTCAGCTGCGGCCCCAGCCCGGAGCTCCCAGCAGGGCTTCGCCGTGACGCCCACACCCACGTCAGCCACAGCATCTGCGGCCTTGATGGCCCGAGGGTCAGGAAGTGACAACCCGCAGCCACCGACGCACACAGATGTCAGGTAGGTTTGGGGAACACCGTCACCTGGTG
Above is a window of Balaenoptera acutorostrata chromosome 1, mBalAcu1.1, whole genome shotgun sequence DNA encoding:
- the SMIM1 gene encoding small integral membrane protein 1; its protein translation is MQPQESSIQYSRWEDSSRDEVSVASGPGAEEASGCKRVSRKLCSGKLGISLKVLGGVALFWVVFTLGYVTGYFVHKCK